DNA from Capillibacterium thermochitinicola:
TTTAGGTTTTCATAAATATCTTGAACCGAAGCAATGAGGCTGATGGTTTTTTGCTGTTCGGTGAACCAGGTCTTCAGGAGCTTTTCTTTTTCCGTTGTGAAGATGTTGAATTTGGTCTCAATTTCGACGTTGAGCACATTATTGGCGGAGACCAGTGCGACTGTCGCTAAGATGGTGACCGGAACAAGGCCAATCAACAAGAAGATCAGAATGAACTTGGACCTCAGGGTTAGTTTTTTTTTATTTAACAACATTTCCCGGCAACCCCCTTGCCTATAAAAGGTTAAAAGCATCTGAGCTGGATAAATCATTACAGGGGAAAATGAGGATAATAATCGACATCTTACAACATAATATCGGTCTTTACAGAACATACTTTATACCAGTTCGTCAAAATTAACGTCCGATCCGGCCGGAAAATAGAGCGCCAGGAAGCGCCCACCGGTTGACCGTCCGTACACGAAGGGATAACCAAAACGTTCGAAGGACAAATGACGGGCAACGAGGGAAGAATAACGGACAACGAGGGACGACAAGTAATTTCTCAAGCGGCAGTGGGGAGATTTGAACGGCGGGTAAAAAGCGAGGACTAAAATTTCGAGAAAAAAGAGGAATTAGAACCTGGTATCAAGAACTAGTACTAATATAAATCCTCTTTTCATACGAGCATCTAAGAAGGGGAACCATGATTGTCAAAGGGGGAGAATGATTTGCTGGATATCATAGAGATCAAAAAAGTCTTACCACACCGTTTTCCGTTTTTGCTGATTGACCGTGTGATCGAGGTGGAACCGATGAAACGGGTGGTCGCGATCAAAAATATTACGGTCAATGAAGTGTTTTCCCAGGAGTACTACGGGGGACTCTATCCCATGCAGGGTGTTCTCCAGGTTGAAGCCATGGCGCAGACGGCGGCCTTTTTGATTCTCAACTCGGAAGAGAACAAAGGACAGCTTGCTTACTTCTCCAATATTGAACATGTCCGCTTCCGCACCCCCGCATTAGCCGGCGACCAACTCCGTATTGAAGTGGAACTGGTGCGTTTACGGGCGCGTGCCGGCAAGTTTAAAGGCTGTTGTTACATCGGCGATAAGAAGACTTGTGAAGCGGTCTTCAGTTGTATGCTGGCCCCGGATCAAAAATCCTCCTTTATGTAGTAATACAACTTTTTAATCAGATTGCCGGCCCCGGTGACCAGCCGTAAAAAGGAGAAAGGGAGGTGTTCGTTGGTAATCAAGCGGATCCCTTCGTTTTCCTTTAAGACCCGAACCAGTTCCCGGGAGTTGGCAACAGGTCCGGGGAGAATCAGGCCGCCGCGGGCTAAGTCCGGGAGACGATGGAAATCCGAACCGGAGATCATGCGCAAGTTGTTCTGCCGGGCAAAGGCCAGCGCTAATTGGTTGTTGGAGTTTTGGCGGGGATTACCGTTATAG
Protein-coding regions in this window:
- the fabZ gene encoding 3-hydroxyacyl-ACP dehydratase FabZ — translated: MLDIIEIKKVLPHRFPFLLIDRVIEVEPMKRVVAIKNITVNEVFSQEYYGGLYPMQGVLQVEAMAQTAAFLILNSEENKGQLAYFSNIEHVRFRTPALAGDQLRIEVELVRLRARAGKFKGCCYIGDKKTCEAVFSCMLAPDQKSSFM